One stretch of Euphorbia lathyris chromosome 7, ddEupLath1.1, whole genome shotgun sequence DNA includes these proteins:
- the LOC136201080 gene encoding 1-aminocyclopropane-1-carboxylate synthase CMA101: MKMLSSKASCDSHGQDSSYFLGWQEYEKNPFHPFNNPFGIIQMGLAENQLSFDLIEYWLEKNPESIELKRNGESLFRELALFQDYHGLPAFKKTLVEFMAEIRGNKVKFEPNKLVLTAGSTSANETLMFCLAQRGDAFLLPTPYYPGFDRDLKWRTEVEIVPIHCSSSDEFKITKAALENAYAQARKLKLKVKGILITNPSNPLGKSMTLDELNHLINFATSKQIHIISDEIYSGTVFDSPDFISITQALIENQIENTEIRNRIHIVYSLSKDLGLPGFRVGMIYSYNEAVVAAATKMSSFGLISSQTQYLLSEMLSDKTFTGNYMEENRKRLKKRKEMLIWGLENAGIKCLKSNAGLFCWVDMRHLLINQTFKAEKQLWKEMLCEVGLNISPGSSCHCSEPGWFRICFANMSEETLCVAMGRIKKFADSNRHRNSVSSSLLTSGSNYFEHIIE, from the exons atgaaaatgttGTCGAGTAAAGCTAGTTGTGATTCTCATGGCCAAGACTCTTCCTACTTCCTAGGTTGGCAAGAGTATGAGAAGAATCCTTTTCATCCCTTCAACAATCCTTTTGGTATTATTCAGATGGGACTTGCTGAGAATCAG CTTTCGTTTGACCTTATTGAATATTGGCTGGAAAAAAACCCTGAATCCATAGAGTTGAAGAGAAATGGAGAATCCCTTTTTAGAGAGTTGGCCCTTTTTCAAGACTATCATGGCTTACCTGCTTTCAAGAaa ACACTAGTGGAGTTCATGGCTGAAATAAGAGGAAACAAAGTAAAGTTTGAACCAAACAAGCTTGTGCTTACtgctggttcaacttctgctaaTGAGACTCTCATGTTTTGCCTTGCTCAACGCGGTGATGCTTTCCTTCTTCCCACACCATACTATCCCGG GTTTGATAGAGATCTTAAGTGGAGGACCGAGGTTGAAATTGTACCAATACATTGCTCAAGTTCAGACGAATTCAAAATCACCAAAGCTGCACTAGAAAACGCATATGCGCAGGCCAGAAAACTCAAATTGAAAGTGAAGGGGATATTAATCACAAATCCATCAAATCCTTTAGGCAAAAGCATGACCCTTGATGAGCTTAATCACTTGATAAACTTTGCCACATCCAAACAAATTCATATAATAAGCGACGAGATATATTCCGGCACTGTTTTCGATAGTCCTGACTTCATAAGCATAACACAAGCCCTAATAGAAAATCAGATAGAAAATACTGAAATACGGAACCGAATTCACATTGTTTACAGTCTATCAAAAGACCTAGGGCTTCCAGGTTTTCGGGTGGGAATGATTTACTCATACAATGAAGCAGTAGTTGCTGCTGCTACTAAAATGTCAAGTTTCGGGTTGATTTCATCACAAACTCAATATTTACTATCTGAAATGCTATCTGATAAAACATTTACCGGTAATTACATGGAGGAGAATCGGAAGAGATTGAAAAAAAGGAAGGAAATGCTGATTTGGGGGCTGGAAAATGCAGGAATAAAATGCTTGAAAAGTAATGCTGGATTGTTTTGTTGGGTGGATATGAGACATCTTTTGATTAATCAAACATTTAAAGCAGAGAAGCAGCTGTGGAAGGAGATGTTATGTGAAGTTGGGTTGAATATTTCTCCGGGTTCCTCCTGCCACTGCTCGGAACCCGGCTGGTTTAGAATTTGTTTCGCAAATATGTCGGAAGAAACACTTTGTGTTGCCATGGGACGTATCAAGAAATTTGCTGACTCCAATCGCCATCGGAATAGTGTATCATCTTCGTTGTTAACAAGTGGGTCAAATTATTTTGAGCATATAATAGAGTAG